In Methanococcoides sp. LMO-2, the genomic stretch ATTCCACTTACCGGGTCACTAATACCCTTCAGGTTGTTGGAAGCCCCATTCAGAATCATAAGATTGGCTTTATTGCCTTCCCTGATGAAACCTGTATTGTTAAATCCCAGGCATGATGCCCCATTTAGCGTGCACATCTTAAATACTTGTCTATCCTCAAGGCCAAAAACCTTGGATAGTAACTCCATTTCAGAGAACATGTTAACCGAATTCAACATCACATTGTCAGTACCAACTGCCACAGTAACTCCCAATTCCAGCATTTCAGCCACAGGGGCCATCCCCACATCTGTAACGAAATTGGAACGGGGACACACGACAACAGGAATTCCGGCATCTGCTACTGCCATGAGATCAGACCTTTTTGCATGGGTCATGTGGATCAGAAGATCCGGATCAAGAGAGAGGGCTTTCTCAACATCATCATCGGACTTTTCCCCGGAATGGATGGCAAACTTCCGTTTCCTGTTTTTAGACACATTTCTGGACCTATGCAGAAGTTCCATATCAACATCGTTCGTCCCACTCATCCCAAGTCCGTCAGCGTGCTGAAGGATGCGATCGATCTCCAACATGACATCATCCATGGGTGCATCAGGATCCTTCGGCCTTCCGAGTACCAGACTGTCAACATTAAGATCATTGGCTGCCTCTTTTATTGCAAATACACCGAGAACCCCACCTTCCCTGAAATCTGCAAAAGCACTGGTTCCTGTTGCCAGCATATCCTCTATACTTGATCTCATGGAATTCACCAGGTCTGAATAGGAAGTTTTACCGAGTATCCTGTGCTTCAGTCCATCTGGAGGTCTTACGAGAGAGTCAAGGTCTTTTTTTACACGGAAGTTCTCGCACGTTCCAAGAACAGGGTCCTTGCAGACAGAATCTCCGATATGCGTATGTGAATTAATAAAGCATGGAGCAATGATGTTCTTGCTTGTTGTGGACTCTTCGCCAATTTCGGTTATGAGTCCATCCTCCACGCAGAGATACCCTTCAATCGATTCCAGTTCATCC encodes the following:
- a CDS encoding amidohydrolase family protein, coding for MSCEQIISGKIILGDELESIEGYLCVEDGLITEIGEESTTSKNIIAPCFINSHTHIGDSVCKDPVLGTCENFRVKKDLDSLVRPPDGLKHRILGKTSYSDLVNSMRSSIEDMLATGTSAFADFREGGVLGVFAIKEAANDLNVDSLVLGRPKDPDAPMDDVMLEIDRILQHADGLGMSGTNDVDMELLHRSRNVSKNRKRKFAIHSGEKSDDDVEKALSLDPDLLIHMTHAKRSDLMAVADAGIPVVVCPRSNFVTDVGMAPVAEMLELGVTVAVGTDNVMLNSVNMFSEMELLSKVFGLEDRQVFKMCTLNGASCLGFNNTGFIREGNKANLMILNGASNNLKGISDPVSGMVRRGRPDDILSIIHTNN